From the genome of Uranotaenia lowii strain MFRU-FL chromosome 1, ASM2978415v1, whole genome shotgun sequence, one region includes:
- the LOC129738823 gene encoding protein unc-13 homolog 4B isoform X6 — translation MSFRIQDLDGGFFEKFGSILRQKSINHDESIETRLEPFPEEEAGVGETSEKAHYAAPREATVIPEAGEDSGNETLPDSDYEEQQDKQQEFIEDAFGWNIEELYEEILFEIINNIGCEDEELTEESAIHYVQDAFKISNEKHEEILHAARSKEPPEICLNVEVIEAKELEPKDSNGLSDPFVTMYIVSNPTHRYNTSVKAATLNPIWEEHFSLPIDENANDANLIVEVWDFDPAETIKEKMNKVFDVKGVRGLRKLMKEIAVTASTGKHDNELIGRASIPLKSIPASGLIMWYNLDKKNKLKRQGTIRIRLNFSSQKNNQVAAQEHRHLLRILLLHELETSKVAQYWWSGKFTLQGEAVLTQHSAQSSLSSTAVAFIQWCVYSSIHLDHPLAFNLFDTLLDKLVRPIQTRSVSEEELKMFWDATKKLLPSCFSIIRKLRKKTAGDKMAIKMLTDVLNILSKVSMLEPPEGTDLFPANQYSWIRRTSDSVEPSWDIREALTSAVVSGAENWFNCIEESHQVQTGLDEDRLQNLIKIIQLVRSDIQRSIEHYDKIFQEVVHFQYTKELYITYELKLAELIKPCVEDICRKLRRIDIPEASGAQIDYEDINMGTTLFELYLVLKRFSGLGPGLSPGESGFAIDEYHRWFMGGVAHWLDIAVYKALTRIAKAIELDKLQPVDDSVKYSSSAVDTLAIFYQIKIFWQQLAWPDVEGAYIFVAKIVDDICRCCVFYADRMAARVERVGQVENAYEKKFIVTQEWCLAINNIDYIRQSLKPFASELGVDDIINKLSDVQSPLEAERCASTLRAVLNNAIDTENNKIAELVDTLAGKMAPAMRRFLVEGAGLLQQDSNSMDRLMMYMEESLAMLNGELNEQNFERVLKEIWNKLTGVLYDLVQSNLDKRRSPAFFANLRDTLHILVANFKTSDNQDSVDGDDKKALDYIERLLQLHGYETTDLIHQYYIERLKEQESLQVAGGENYGLLTVQCHFMDNVLELTVMNARNLKPMDDNGMCDSFVRIHFIPEERFVGVQKPRTQTQNKTLCPLYDEKFTITFTPEQRAVNDALILFSVKDKDLFGMSNQYLAECYLSFNDVADNPSESDKLKQKHLLLTRPTRMDTDCVRALEYRQGDKQAKDFIKKLRQKMGQ, via the exons ATTGAAGAGTTGTACGAGGAAATTTTGTTCGAAATCATCAATAATATAGGCTGTGAGGATGAGGAGCTGACTGAAGAGAGTGCAATTCATTACGTGCAGGATGCATTTAAAATTAGCAACGAAAAACACGAAGAAATCCTCCATGCTGCGAGGAGCAAAGAGCCTCCGGAGATTTGCCTTAACGTTGAGGTGATTGAAGCCAAAGAGCTGGAACCGAAGGATTCGAATGGACTGTCCGATCCTTTCGTCACCATGTACATTGTCTCCAATCCGACGCACCGGTACAACACCTCCGTTAAGGCTGCCACTTTGAATCCGATCTGGGAAGAGCATTTTTCGCT GCCAATCGATGAAAATGCCAATGATGCGAACCTGATTGTGGAAGTGTGGGATTTCGATCCAGCGGAaacgatcaaggaaaaaatGAACAAGGTCTTCGACGTTAAGGGTGTGCGAGGACTGCGTAAGCTGATGAAAGAAATCGCAGTCACGGCCTCGACCGGCAAGCACGACAATGAACTGATTGGTCGAGCCAGCATTCCACTTAAG TCGATTCCTGCATCCGGTTTGATTATGTGGTACAACTTGGATAAAAAGAACAAACTGAAGCGCCAGGGCACGATCAGAATAAGACTGAACTTTAGCTCCCAGAAAAACAATCAGGTGGCTGCTCAAGAGCATCGGCACCTGTTGAGGATTCTTCTACTGCACGAACTAGAAACTTCGAAAGTGGCCCAGTACTGGTGGTCCGGAAAATTCACCCTCCAAGGTGAAGCTGTCCTCACTCAGCATTCGGCCCAGAGCAGTCTATCTAGCACGGCAGTGGCATTTATTCAATGGTGTGTTTACAGTTCCATTCATTTGGATCATCCATTGGCCTTCAACCTGTTCGATACGCTGCTGGACAAACTGGTACGGCCAATCCAAACCCGATCAGTCTCGGAAGAGGAACTGAAAATGTTCTGGGATGCAACGAAGAAGTTACTTCCGTCATGTTTTTCGATCATAAGAAAACTACGCAAGAAGACTGCTGGCGATAAAATGGCCATTAAGATGCTAACTGATGTACTGAATATACTTTCCAAAGTTTCAATGCTAGAACCACCGGAGGGTACCGATCTGTTCCCCGCAAATCAATACAGTTGGATTAGACGGACGAGTGATTCCGTAGAGCCTAGTTGGGACATACGAGAGGCTCTAACGAGTGCAGTGGTATCTGGGGCGGAAAATTGGTTCAACTGCATTGAGGAGAGCCATCAGGTGCAAACCGGATTAGACGAAGATCGTTTACagaatttgatcaaaatcatcCAACTGGTGCGGTCTGACATTCAGAGATCTATCGAGcattatgataaaattttccaaga GGTGGTTCACTTTCAGTATACCAAAGAACTGTACATCACTTACGAGTTGAAACTCGCCGAGCTTATAAAGCCTTGTGTGGAGGATATCTGCCGAAAGTTGCGTCgcattgatattccagaagcttCTGGTGCTCAGATTGACTACGAAGACATTAACATGGGTACCACACTGTTTGAGTTGTACCTTGTACTGAAACGGTTCTCAGGACTTGGGCCCGGATTGAGTCCCGGAGAGTCTGGGTTTGCCATTGATGAATACCATCGGTGGTTCATGGGTGGCGTCGCCCATTGGCTGGACATTGCTGTCTACAAGGCATTGACTCGAATTGCCAAAGCCATCGAACTGGACAAACTGCAACCGGTCGACGATTCGGTCAAATATTCTTCCTCGGCCGTTGACACTCTGGCTATTTTCTACCAGATCAAAATCTTCTGGCAACAACTCGCTTGGCCAGATGTCGAAGGGGCCTACATTTTCGTGGCAAAGATTGTCGAT GATATTTGCCGGTGCTGCGTGTTTTATGCCGATCGAATGGCCGCGCGTGTCGAACGGGTTGGGCAAGTGGAAAATGCATACGAAAAGAAATTTATAGTCACTCAAGAATGGTGCCTTGCGATTAACAATATCGATTACATTCGGCAAAGTTTGAAGCCGTTTGCTTCCGAACTGGGGGTGGATGATATCATTAACAAGTTGTCGGATGTTCAGAGTCCATTGGAAGCGGAACGATGTGCCAGTACCCTGCGAGCAGTGCTAAACAATGCAATCGATACGGAGAATAACAAAATCGCGGAATTGGTAGACACATTAGCTGGAAAAATGGCCCCGGCAATGCGTCGTTTCTTGGTGGAAGGAGCCGGACTGCTACAGCAAGATTCCAATTCAATGGATCGGTTGATGATGTACATGGAAGAATCTTTAGCCATGTTGAACGGCGAGCTGAACGAACAAAACTTCGAACGTGTTCTAAAAGAAATTTGGAATAAGCTAACCGGTGTGTTGTACGACTTAGTTCAGAGTAATCTTGAT aaacgtcGTTCACCTGCCTTTTTCGCCAACTTGCGGGACACTCTACACATTTTAGTGGCCAACTTTAAAACTTCCGATAATCAGGATTCCGTTGATGGAGATGACAAGAAAGCGCTTGATTACATAGAGAGGCTTCTACAGCTACATGGCTACGAAACGACCGATCTCATTCATCAGTATTACATTGAACGGCTAAAGGAGCAAGAGTCGTTACAAGTCGCTGGGGGTGAGAACTACGGTCTTCTGACAGTACAGTGCCACTTCATGGACAATGTGCTGGAGCTGACAGTCATGAATGCTCGCAACTTGAAACCTATGGACGATAACGGCATGTGCGATTCGTTTGTGCGGATTCATTTCATACCAGAAGAAAGATTTGTTGGTGTTCAAAAACCACGAACACAAACTCAGAACAAAACTCTGTGTCCGCTATACGACGAAAAGTTCACGAT AACATTTACCCCGGAACAGCGAGCTGTGAATGATGCGCTTATTCTGTTCAGCGTTAAAGATAAAGACCTCTTCGGGATGTCAAATCAATATTTGGCCGAATGTTACTTAAGCTTCAATGACGTAGCTGATAACCCGAGCGAAAGCGACAAACTAAAGCAGAAGCATTTATTGTTAACACGCCCAACGAGAATGG ATACTGACTGTGTTCGAGCTTTGGAATACCGGCAAGGTGACAAGCAAGCCAAAGATTTCATCAAAAAGCTGCGCCAGAAGATGGGCCAATAA
- the LOC129738823 gene encoding protein unc-13 homolog 4B isoform X5, with protein sequence MSTYSLPRLLGGSGLSGNSKFNLKFGTLRASKSFRGEKNRSKSVARSEGLYDSSPKRSKSSHEICNNMYNLLPIPVVNRRGTLNRNQFRGVRKEVMDQQANMIVHSMTIEELYEEILFEIINNIGCEDEELTEESAIHYVQDAFKISNEKHEEILHAARSKEPPEICLNVEVIEAKELEPKDSNGLSDPFVTMYIVSNPTHRYNTSVKAATLNPIWEEHFSLPIDENANDANLIVEVWDFDPAETIKEKMNKVFDVKGVRGLRKLMKEIAVTASTGKHDNELIGRASIPLKSIPASGLIMWYNLDKKNKLKRQGTIRIRLNFSSQKNNQVAAQEHRHLLRILLLHELETSKVAQYWWSGKFTLQGEAVLTQHSAQSSLSSTAVAFIQWCVYSSIHLDHPLAFNLFDTLLDKLVRPIQTRSVSEEELKMFWDATKKLLPSCFSIIRKLRKKTAGDKMAIKMLTDVLNILSKVSMLEPPEGTDLFPANQYSWIRRTSDSVEPSWDIREALTSAVVSGAENWFNCIEESHQVQTGLDEDRLQNLIKIIQLVRSDIQRSIEHYDKIFQEVVHFQYTKELYITYELKLAELIKPCVEDICRKLRRIDIPEASGAQIDYEDINMGTTLFELYLVLKRFSGLGPGLSPGESGFAIDEYHRWFMGGVAHWLDIAVYKALTRIAKAIELDKLQPVDDSVKYSSSAVDTLAIFYQIKIFWQQLAWPDVEGAYIFVAKIVDDICRCCVFYADRMAARVERVGQVENAYEKKFIVTQEWCLAINNIDYIRQSLKPFASELGVDDIINKLSDVQSPLEAERCASTLRAVLNNAIDTENNKIAELVDTLAGKMAPAMRRFLVEGAGLLQQDSNSMDRLMMYMEESLAMLNGELNEQNFERVLKEIWNKLTGVLYDLVQSNLDKRRSPAFFANLRDTLHILVANFKTSDNQDSVDGDDKKALDYIERLLQLHGYETTDLIHQYYIERLKEQESLQVAGGENYGLLTVQCHFMDNVLELTVMNARNLKPMDDNGMCDSFVRIHFIPEERFVGVQKPRTQTQNKTLCPLYDEKFTITFTPEQRAVNDALILFSVKDKDLFGMSNQYLAECYLSFNDVADNPSESDKLKQKHLLLTRPTRMDTDCVRALEYRQGDKQAKDFIKKLRQKMGQ encoded by the exons TAGCCATGAAATATGCAACAACATGTACAATCTACTGCCAATTCCCGTCGTCAACCGCCGAGGCACCCTCAATCGCAATCAGTTCCGTGGCGTGCGTAAGGAGGTCATGGATCAACAGGCCAACATGATCGTTCACTCAATGACT ATTGAAGAGTTGTACGAGGAAATTTTGTTCGAAATCATCAATAATATAGGCTGTGAGGATGAGGAGCTGACTGAAGAGAGTGCAATTCATTACGTGCAGGATGCATTTAAAATTAGCAACGAAAAACACGAAGAAATCCTCCATGCTGCGAGGAGCAAAGAGCCTCCGGAGATTTGCCTTAACGTTGAGGTGATTGAAGCCAAAGAGCTGGAACCGAAGGATTCGAATGGACTGTCCGATCCTTTCGTCACCATGTACATTGTCTCCAATCCGACGCACCGGTACAACACCTCCGTTAAGGCTGCCACTTTGAATCCGATCTGGGAAGAGCATTTTTCGCT GCCAATCGATGAAAATGCCAATGATGCGAACCTGATTGTGGAAGTGTGGGATTTCGATCCAGCGGAaacgatcaaggaaaaaatGAACAAGGTCTTCGACGTTAAGGGTGTGCGAGGACTGCGTAAGCTGATGAAAGAAATCGCAGTCACGGCCTCGACCGGCAAGCACGACAATGAACTGATTGGTCGAGCCAGCATTCCACTTAAG TCGATTCCTGCATCCGGTTTGATTATGTGGTACAACTTGGATAAAAAGAACAAACTGAAGCGCCAGGGCACGATCAGAATAAGACTGAACTTTAGCTCCCAGAAAAACAATCAGGTGGCTGCTCAAGAGCATCGGCACCTGTTGAGGATTCTTCTACTGCACGAACTAGAAACTTCGAAAGTGGCCCAGTACTGGTGGTCCGGAAAATTCACCCTCCAAGGTGAAGCTGTCCTCACTCAGCATTCGGCCCAGAGCAGTCTATCTAGCACGGCAGTGGCATTTATTCAATGGTGTGTTTACAGTTCCATTCATTTGGATCATCCATTGGCCTTCAACCTGTTCGATACGCTGCTGGACAAACTGGTACGGCCAATCCAAACCCGATCAGTCTCGGAAGAGGAACTGAAAATGTTCTGGGATGCAACGAAGAAGTTACTTCCGTCATGTTTTTCGATCATAAGAAAACTACGCAAGAAGACTGCTGGCGATAAAATGGCCATTAAGATGCTAACTGATGTACTGAATATACTTTCCAAAGTTTCAATGCTAGAACCACCGGAGGGTACCGATCTGTTCCCCGCAAATCAATACAGTTGGATTAGACGGACGAGTGATTCCGTAGAGCCTAGTTGGGACATACGAGAGGCTCTAACGAGTGCAGTGGTATCTGGGGCGGAAAATTGGTTCAACTGCATTGAGGAGAGCCATCAGGTGCAAACCGGATTAGACGAAGATCGTTTACagaatttgatcaaaatcatcCAACTGGTGCGGTCTGACATTCAGAGATCTATCGAGcattatgataaaattttccaaga GGTGGTTCACTTTCAGTATACCAAAGAACTGTACATCACTTACGAGTTGAAACTCGCCGAGCTTATAAAGCCTTGTGTGGAGGATATCTGCCGAAAGTTGCGTCgcattgatattccagaagcttCTGGTGCTCAGATTGACTACGAAGACATTAACATGGGTACCACACTGTTTGAGTTGTACCTTGTACTGAAACGGTTCTCAGGACTTGGGCCCGGATTGAGTCCCGGAGAGTCTGGGTTTGCCATTGATGAATACCATCGGTGGTTCATGGGTGGCGTCGCCCATTGGCTGGACATTGCTGTCTACAAGGCATTGACTCGAATTGCCAAAGCCATCGAACTGGACAAACTGCAACCGGTCGACGATTCGGTCAAATATTCTTCCTCGGCCGTTGACACTCTGGCTATTTTCTACCAGATCAAAATCTTCTGGCAACAACTCGCTTGGCCAGATGTCGAAGGGGCCTACATTTTCGTGGCAAAGATTGTCGAT GATATTTGCCGGTGCTGCGTGTTTTATGCCGATCGAATGGCCGCGCGTGTCGAACGGGTTGGGCAAGTGGAAAATGCATACGAAAAGAAATTTATAGTCACTCAAGAATGGTGCCTTGCGATTAACAATATCGATTACATTCGGCAAAGTTTGAAGCCGTTTGCTTCCGAACTGGGGGTGGATGATATCATTAACAAGTTGTCGGATGTTCAGAGTCCATTGGAAGCGGAACGATGTGCCAGTACCCTGCGAGCAGTGCTAAACAATGCAATCGATACGGAGAATAACAAAATCGCGGAATTGGTAGACACATTAGCTGGAAAAATGGCCCCGGCAATGCGTCGTTTCTTGGTGGAAGGAGCCGGACTGCTACAGCAAGATTCCAATTCAATGGATCGGTTGATGATGTACATGGAAGAATCTTTAGCCATGTTGAACGGCGAGCTGAACGAACAAAACTTCGAACGTGTTCTAAAAGAAATTTGGAATAAGCTAACCGGTGTGTTGTACGACTTAGTTCAGAGTAATCTTGAT aaacgtcGTTCACCTGCCTTTTTCGCCAACTTGCGGGACACTCTACACATTTTAGTGGCCAACTTTAAAACTTCCGATAATCAGGATTCCGTTGATGGAGATGACAAGAAAGCGCTTGATTACATAGAGAGGCTTCTACAGCTACATGGCTACGAAACGACCGATCTCATTCATCAGTATTACATTGAACGGCTAAAGGAGCAAGAGTCGTTACAAGTCGCTGGGGGTGAGAACTACGGTCTTCTGACAGTACAGTGCCACTTCATGGACAATGTGCTGGAGCTGACAGTCATGAATGCTCGCAACTTGAAACCTATGGACGATAACGGCATGTGCGATTCGTTTGTGCGGATTCATTTCATACCAGAAGAAAGATTTGTTGGTGTTCAAAAACCACGAACACAAACTCAGAACAAAACTCTGTGTCCGCTATACGACGAAAAGTTCACGAT AACATTTACCCCGGAACAGCGAGCTGTGAATGATGCGCTTATTCTGTTCAGCGTTAAAGATAAAGACCTCTTCGGGATGTCAAATCAATATTTGGCCGAATGTTACTTAAGCTTCAATGACGTAGCTGATAACCCGAGCGAAAGCGACAAACTAAAGCAGAAGCATTTATTGTTAACACGCCCAACGAGAATGG ATACTGACTGTGTTCGAGCTTTGGAATACCGGCAAGGTGACAAGCAAGCCAAAGATTTCATCAAAAAGCTGCGCCAGAAGATGGGCCAATAA